Proteins found in one Ovis aries strain OAR_USU_Benz2616 breed Rambouillet chromosome 19, ARS-UI_Ramb_v3.0, whole genome shotgun sequence genomic segment:
- the LOC105603504 gene encoding small ribosomal subunit protein eS27-like translates to MPLTKDLLHPSPEEKRKHKKKRLVQSPSSYFTGVKCPGCYNITTVFSHAQTVVSCVGCSTVLCQPTGGKARLTEGRSFRWKRH, encoded by the coding sequence ATGCCCCTCACAAAGGATCTTCTTCATCCCTCTCcggaagagaagaggaaacacaAGAAGAAGCGCCTGGTGCAGAGCCCCAGTTCCTATTTCACAGGTGTAAAATGCCCAGGTTGCTATAACATCACCACCGTCTTTAGCCATGCACAAACAGTAGTTTCGTGTGTTGGCTGCTCTactgtcctctgccagcctacaggaGGAAAAGCAAGGCTCACAGAAGGACGCTCTTTCAGATGGAAGCGACACTGA